The nucleotide sequence TATCCTGAGCCATTTGAGCATAAGCGGTTTCCAGGTCGGGATGGACCACGTGTGGCCGAACCAAAGTTTCAATGAACTGACTAATTTTGCGACGCCCAATGACCGCATGAAGCCCATCATAGACCTGTTCATCAATGGTAATTGTCAATTTCTTCTGCATGTTACACCTCAACACGTATTTATACGTGAAGAATAAGCGTTTTCAGCGAACAGTTCAATCTTTCGACAAACGTTGAATCAAATTATTCCGCAAACATCTCGGCCAGCGTCGTCAACACCTGGGTTTGGGGTTCACGGTCAAGTTGCCCCAGTTTTTTGACCAATCGGGTTTTATCCACGGTTCGAATCTGGTCGAGCACAATCAACCCCTTCTTCCCGTCGAATTCACACGTCACTCGCGTTGGATAGATGTTGCTGGCTGTCGTCATTGGAGCAACGATGACAGTTCGGATGAATTTGTTCATTTCATTAGGCGAAATGATGACACAAGGTCGGGTCTTCTGGATTTCGCTTCCGATGGTGAGATCAAGGCTGACGAGGTAAATATCAAACCGGTTCATTCCCAGACCCATTCTTCGTCATCCCAGGTGGTTTGACCTGAAGCGTGACGATCAATCAAAACATCATCGTTGCGCTGGGCCATTCCACGAAATGCCTGTTCCCAGTTTGATCGTGCGTGAGGAACCGGAGTAATCACAATTTGGCCATCCCGCACCTCAAGTTCCACTTCGTCGGTCATCTTGACCTGTTGAAGGAACAGCCTGGGAATCCGGACTCCCTGAGAGTTGCCGATTTTGACAATTCGCGTTCGCATACGTGTGGTTCACCAAAAGGAAATGGAAGACGTACTCACACTGTAATTACCAGCCTGCACGGTTGTCAATCTCAATGTTTTCAGCAGAAGAAAGACCCGATGGACACCACTCCAGTGCTTGTTTCCGCAGTTTCTCATTGGGTTGAAGATCGGTAGCGATTCAATTTTTCCTGGCGCTCTTCCACCATAGCACGGGGTTCATATCCTTCCAGCTTTTTGGCTTCTTCGGTAAAAACCAGTCGGAGCGCGTCCCATCCATACACCCGTTCCAAGGCTTCAGC is from Acidobacteriota bacterium and encodes:
- a CDS encoding AbrB/MazE/SpoVT family DNA-binding domain-containing protein, whose protein sequence is MRTRIVKIGNSQGVRIPRLFLQQVKMTDEVELEVRDGQIVITPVPHARSNWEQAFRGMAQRNDDVLIDRHASGQTTWDDEEWVWE
- a CDS encoding type II toxin-antitoxin system PemK/MazF family toxin → MGLGMNRFDIYLVSLDLTIGSEIQKTRPCVIISPNEMNKFIRTVIVAPMTTASNIYPTRVTCEFDGKKGLIVLDQIRTVDKTRLVKKLGQLDREPQTQVLTTLAEMFAE
- a CDS encoding addiction module antitoxin, whose protein sequence is MQKKLTITIDEQVYDGLHAVIGRRKISQFIETLVRPHVVHPDLETAYAQMAQDTHREEEALEWIEGTMGEVDHEAQ